One Vibrio quintilis DNA segment encodes these proteins:
- a CDS encoding transposase has product MMPKNTTVEPQVNPSPELEKKTRRIFTTEYKLSIIQQADACKHGEVGALLRREKLYSNQLSQWRKEFAENGIKGLEKSAPGPASAKTPEQKRIELLEKENARLRHQIEVKDGCLSLQKKALALIEAMEQENKS; this is encoded by the coding sequence ATGATGCCAAAGAACACAACGGTTGAGCCGCAGGTCAATCCCTCTCCGGAGCTGGAAAAGAAAACCCGCCGTATCTTTACGACCGAATACAAGCTTTCCATTATACAACAGGCCGATGCCTGTAAACATGGCGAGGTTGGTGCCTTACTCCGGCGGGAAAAGCTTTACTCAAATCAGCTTTCACAATGGCGGAAAGAATTCGCTGAGAACGGCATCAAAGGGCTCGAAAAATCAGCCCCCGGTCCTGCGTCAGCAAAAACTCCCGAGCAAAAACGCATTGAGCTCTTAGAGAAAGAGAACGCCCGTCTTCGTCATCAGATTGAGGTAAAAGACGGTTGTCTCTCGCTCCAAAAAAAAGCCTTGGCGTTGATAGAAGCGATGGAACAAGAGAACAAATCATGA
- a CDS encoding SMI1/KNR4 family protein gives MSIVWEEYIDPSVGDATQQDLLYLESALKVSLPEDYKNLILDHQGKMPTPETIESGKLASSVFGPLFHVMKDATEAQELYSVIKKWEKWSDVYENIIPIAGTGGSGCFFAYDYRNCTENPPVVFVDVEEDPDDEDAILFVTDSLSELIDSLS, from the coding sequence ATGAGTATTGTATGGGAAGAATATATTGATCCATCGGTTGGCGATGCAACACAACAAGATTTGTTATACCTGGAATCAGCTTTAAAAGTATCTTTACCAGAAGATTATAAAAACCTGATATTAGACCATCAAGGTAAAATGCCAACCCCAGAGACAATTGAATCTGGCAAATTAGCATCATCAGTTTTTGGCCCTCTATTTCATGTGATGAAAGATGCTACTGAAGCGCAGGAACTATATAGTGTGATTAAAAAGTGGGAAAAATGGTCTGACGTATACGAAAATATCATACCTATTGCTGGTACTGGTGGTAGTGGATGCTTTTTTGCTTATGATTACAGAAATTGTACAGAAAACCCTCCTGTTGTTTTTGTTGATGTAGAAGAAGATCCTGATGATGAAGATGCTATTCTGTTTGTAACTGATAGTTTATCTGAACTGATTGATTCTCTTAGTTAA
- a CDS encoding HNH endonuclease produces the protein MGIVTYFLKDPASKSPPSGVTWHHHQDTGRMQLVDHKEHEAFVPHTCGMSIWGGGYKKKKKTK, from the coding sequence TTGGGTATAGTTACTTATTTTCTTAAAGATCCTGCATCAAAATCTCCACCTTCAGGTGTGACGTGGCATCACCATCAGGATACCGGAAGAATGCAACTTGTCGATCATAAAGAGCATGAAGCATTTGTTCCTCATACCTGTGGAATGTCTATATGGGGTGGTGGTTATAAGAAGAAAAAGAAAACTAAATAA
- a CDS encoding GTP pyrophosphokinase → MGKKNSLDLAIQIATQAHSGQIDKAGQPYVLHPLRVMFQFDSEKERIVAVLHDVIEDSDMSLSEIKCCGFSDEITEALDCLSRKQAESYDDFIDRILTNKLACIIKIEDIKDNLNVTRLNKLQEKDLKRIYKYHQALGRLNNQFQK, encoded by the coding sequence ATGGGAAAGAAGAATAGCTTGGATCTAGCCATCCAAATTGCGACCCAAGCGCATAGTGGTCAAATTGACAAGGCTGGGCAGCCTTATGTTTTGCATCCTCTTCGTGTGATGTTTCAGTTCGACAGTGAAAAAGAGAGAATTGTAGCTGTATTACATGACGTGATTGAGGATTCCGACATGAGTCTCAGTGAAATAAAATGCTGCGGCTTTTCAGATGAGATCACAGAGGCCTTAGATTGTTTGTCCAGAAAACAGGCTGAAAGCTATGATGATTTTATTGATAGAATCTTAACAAACAAACTGGCATGTATTATAAAGATTGAAGATATAAAAGATAATCTTAATGTTACAAGATTAAATAAACTTCAGGAAAAAGATCTGAAACGGATATATAAGTACCATCAGGCACTTGGCAGATTAAATAATCAATTTCAAAAATAA